The Ignisphaera cupida genome has a segment encoding these proteins:
- a CDS encoding deoxyuridine 5'-triphosphate nucleotidohydrolase has protein sequence MVVLSPETIIELFGLSIDDVDCSGLKLHLDKVFVFKGKGVLAVNSRKLAEVEEAKTENNVYHLAPGAYRIRYKEIVRVPSNAIALAIPRSTLIRNGTTIYTAVWDPGYEGRGEGLLTVFNPNGVDIEKGAQIAQLIFIKLDKETKFVYRGLYQKENI, from the coding sequence ATGGTAGTTTTATCACCAGAAACCATAATTGAATTATTTGGTCTTAGTATAGATGATGTTGACTGCAGTGGTCTTAAACTACATTTAGATAAGGTTTTTGTGTTCAAAGGTAAAGGTGTTTTAGCTGTGAATTCAAGAAAGCTTGCTGAGGTTGAGGAGGCAAAAACAGAAAATAATGTATATCATTTGGCACCAGGTGCCTATAGAATTAGATATAAGGAGATTGTGAGAGTACCGAGTAATGCAATAGCTCTTGCAATACCTAGGTCAACATTAATAAGAAACGGTACAACAATATATACTGCTGTTTGGGATCCAGGATATGAGGGAAGAGGAGAAGGTCTTTTAACAGTTTTCAATCCAAACGGTGTAGACATTGAAAAAGGTGCTCAAATAGCACAACTAATTTTTATAAAACTTGATAAAGAAACAAAGTTTGTTTATCGTGGACTATATCAAAAAGAAA
- the glmS gene encoding glutamine--fructose-6-phosphate transaminase (isomerizing) — translation MGGIYAILSPKKLNVINQVLRGLKLLEFRGFNGSGVAIPFDGIAVYKDAQRIDYVSEKYGLNKISSWIVLGHTRYATHGKPHIDNTQPHTDCTNRIAVVGDGAIANYEALKDAVIINGHKVISRCDFEIVAHMIEDNIRKDYDLLSSFRNVVKSLDGFYSMVALDSKCKCFVAYSHGPSLYVGVSSDYIVISSGRGAMYGVVDKYFKLEKGEMALVSDSGIVVETVDGSRVTKDFKNIDIDSRYVDKDGYPHNMLREIYEVPESLLRTLYSVQEKYLSFAARLVIDAEKIFMIANGTSLHAAHIGSYYFSELAGVTSVVVSAAEFPLYHVDNVGPGTVVVAISQSGETSDVLSSVFEAKLRGATILGLTNYIGSRLANLSNLYLPIGAGPEIAIPATKTFTSTLLLLYLIALKAGRVGGRISEEEYRNRLRDVRRFSEELSMNMARIEEQANEAAKKIASCRSGYIISRGLTYPLALEGALKFKEAAYIHAEGVEAGEFKHGPQTIIEKGIFSVFIMPVEKQALESTYNLVSMAIEKESTTIVIGFESDAKITEVGGATKVLIPYTQRHLAPIALAIPLQFIAYKLGVILNRPIDAPRYLSKTVH, via the coding sequence ATGGGTGGAATCTATGCTATTTTGTCTCCTAAAAAGCTCAATGTTATTAACCAAGTTTTAAGGGGTCTTAAGCTTCTTGAATTTAGAGGATTTAATGGAAGTGGTGTAGCTATACCATTTGATGGTATTGCAGTGTATAAGGATGCTCAGAGAATAGACTATGTGAGTGAGAAGTATGGACTGAATAAGATATCGTCATGGATTGTACTAGGCCATACAAGGTATGCAACTCATGGCAAGCCACATATAGATAATACTCAGCCCCATACTGATTGTACTAACAGAATAGCTGTGGTTGGTGATGGGGCTATAGCAAACTATGAAGCATTGAAGGATGCTGTTATTATAAATGGGCATAAGGTTATTTCTAGATGCGATTTCGAAATTGTTGCTCATATGATTGAAGATAACATTAGAAAAGACTATGATCTTCTATCCTCATTTAGAAATGTTGTGAAAAGTTTGGATGGATTCTACAGCATGGTGGCTTTAGATTCCAAGTGTAAATGCTTTGTAGCATATTCTCATGGGCCTTCTCTTTATGTAGGTGTTTCTAGCGATTATATAGTAATTTCGTCTGGTCGAGGTGCTATGTATGGTGTTGTCGATAAGTATTTCAAGCTTGAAAAAGGGGAGATGGCTTTAGTTAGCGATTCTGGTATTGTTGTTGAGACTGTTGATGGGAGTAGAGTTACTAAAGATTTTAAAAACATAGACATTGATAGTAGATATGTGGATAAGGATGGCTATCCACATAATATGTTGAGAGAAATTTATGAGGTTCCTGAATCACTTTTAAGAACATTGTATTCTGTGCAAGAGAAGTATTTGTCTTTTGCAGCAAGACTTGTAATCGATGCTGAAAAAATTTTCATGATTGCTAATGGAACAAGTCTTCACGCAGCACATATAGGCTCATACTACTTTTCTGAATTAGCTGGTGTAACATCAGTTGTTGTAAGCGCTGCTGAGTTTCCGCTTTATCATGTTGATAATGTTGGTCCTGGAACAGTTGTTGTGGCTATATCACAATCAGGTGAAACAAGTGATGTGTTATCATCGGTTTTTGAAGCTAAGTTAAGAGGTGCGACAATTCTTGGACTTACAAACTATATTGGTTCTAGACTAGCTAACCTATCAAACTTATATCTTCCAATAGGTGCTGGACCCGAAATCGCAATACCAGCAACAAAAACATTTACATCTACACTGCTTCTTCTATACTTAATTGCTTTGAAAGCTGGAAGAGTTGGTGGAAGAATTAGTGAGGAGGAATACAGGAATAGACTAAGGGATGTGAGGAGGTTTAGTGAAGAGCTTAGCATGAATATGGCAAGAATTGAGGAACAGGCAAACGAAGCTGCTAAGAAGATAGCTAGCTGCAGAAGTGGCTACATAATATCAAGAGGTTTAACATATCCACTGGCTTTAGAAGGCGCATTGAAATTTAAGGAAGCAGCATATATTCATGCTGAGGGTGTGGAAGCAGGGGAGTTCAAACACGGACCACAAACAATTATTGAAAAAGGAATATTCTCTGTATTCATAATGCCTGTTGAGAAACAGGCATTGGAATCAACATATAACCTTGTGTCAATGGCTATTGAGAAAGAATCTACAACAATTGTTATAGGATTTGAATCTGATGCAAAAATAACTGAGGTTGGTGGTGCAACAAAGGTATTGATACCCTATACACAAAGACACTTAGCACCAATAGCTTTAGCTATACCACTTCAGTTTATAGCATACAAACTTGGAGTGATTTTGAATAGACCAATTGATGCTCCAAGATATTTGTCAAAAACAGTACACTAA